The Rhododendron vialii isolate Sample 1 chromosome 8a, ASM3025357v1 genome has a window encoding:
- the LOC131336357 gene encoding protein IQ-DOMAIN 31-like produces the protein MGKSPGKWIKAVLFGKKSSKSSSAKNAAIGKRASSDAKAPAGDLVVGPPVPADLPPHTTRGASGENTQLEKCASGNLSCGVVLLPGKQGAETGGDVRLISADNGEILRLEQAATKAQAAFRGYMARRAFRALKGIIRLQALIRGHLVRRQAVATLRCMQAIVKLQSVVRGRRVRLSHAGSEVLQKCRSGVAMESLAVNTLLKSEKLSRNAFVSKLVTSSPSVMHLSLQYDPVEPNSVANWLERWSSSRFWEPVARPKKSIKSKQQKKQATMQSAESGRPKRAAHSNSLNSSSEYDKPKRSQRKILSHQTETVQEPPQNELERVKRSLRKVSVSAEEASDKPEAGTEKLQRSLEKVAKGKDNSSEKAMSDPTMAVSEQPVVVEPPPNSLAADEPVEMVHEDHPSVELVSSEVSEQVIIGDKVNEDISSKEDQTKENIKTGRRRSLPGKQEYPENVPQNTPPTLPSYMAATQSAKAKLRSQGSPRLLVQDGSAENGFVRRHSLPSSTNGKSSLSPRVQKPVVQANGKGGSRSDKSLSASRDSNEKLLQPGWRR, from the exons ATGGGGAAATCTCCGGGAAAATGGATCAAGGCTGTTCTTTTCGGGAAGAAGTCGTCAAAATCTAGTTCTGCCAAA AATGCTGCAATTGGAAAAAGGGCATCATCTGATGCAAAGGCTCCTGCCGGAGATTTGGTGGTGGGTCCTCCTGTGCCTGCAGATCTGCCACCTCATACCACTCGTGGGGCTAGTGGTGAAAACACACAGTTGGAAAAGTGTGCTAGTGGCAATTTGTCATGTGGTGTAGTGTTGTTGCCTGGAAAGCAAGGGGCAGAAACGGGAGGTGATGTGAGGCTAATCTCTGCAGACAATGGTGAGATACTCCGGCTAGAGCAAGCTGCCACAAAGGCACAGGCAGCCTTTAGGGGCTACATG GCACGCCGGGCATTTCGGGCTCTCAAGGGCATCATAAGGTTGCAAGCACTTATTCGCGGGCACTTGGTCAGGAGACAGGCTGTTGCTACTTTGCGTTGCATGCAAGCAATTGTTAAGCTGCAGTCAGTAGTTCGTGGCCGACGAGTCAGACTTTCTCATGCTGGGTCTGAAGTGCTTCAAAAATGCAGATCAGGGGTAGCCATG GAATCCCTTGCAGTAAATACACTTCTTAAGTCAGAGAAGCTATCAAGAAATGCATTTGTTTCTAAG CTTGTTACTTCATCACCTTCTGTTATGCATCTGAGCCTCCAATATGATCCGGTGGAACCAAATTCTGTTGCAAACTGGCTAGAACGTTGGTCATCATCCCGCTTCTGGGAACCAGTTGCACGACCAAAGAAGAGTATTAAGTCAAAACAACAGAAAAAGCAAGCTACCATGCAAAGTGCGGAATCAGGAAGGCCAAAAAGAGCTGCCCATAGTAATTCACTGAATTCCTCATCTGAATATGACAAACCGAAGCGCAGCCAGAGGAAAATTCTGAGCCATCAAACAGAAACGGTACAAGAACCCCCTCAAAATGAACTTGAGAGGGTTAAACGCAGTCTGAGAAAAGTATCTGTATCAGCTGAAGAGGCTTCTGACAAGCCAGAAGCTGGAACTGAGAAGCTTCAACGAAGTCTTGAGAAAGTAGCCAAAGGTAAGGATAATTCTTCAGAAAAAGCAATGAGCGATCCAACAATGGCGGTTTCTGAACAGCCTGTGGTAGTAGAACCACCTCCAAACTCCTTGGCAGCAGATGAACCAGTTGAGATGGTGCATGAGGATCATCCTTCCGTTGAACTAGTTTCCTCGGAAGTCAGTGAACAGGTCATAATTGGTGATAAAGTGAATGAGGATATAAGCTCCAAGGAAGATCAGACTAAGGAGAACATTAAAACTGGGAGGAGGAGATCTTTACCAGGAAAACAGGAATACCCTGAGAATGTTCCACAGAACACTCCTCCAACCTTGCCAAGTTATATGGCTGCGACTCAATCTGCAAAGGCAAAACTTAGATCACAAGGGTCACCAAGACTTCTTGTTCAAGATGGTAGTGCAGAAAATGGTTTTGTCAGGCGGCACTCTTTGCCTTCTTCCACGAATGGCAAAAGCTCCCTGTCACCTCGGGTTCAGAAGCCAGTTGTACAAGCGAATGGCAAAGGAGGAAGCAGAAGTGATAAATCACTTTCAGCCTCTAGAGACAGTAACG AGAAGTTGCTACAGCCCGGGTGGAGGAGGTGA
- the LOC131336364 gene encoding uncharacterized protein LOC131336364, with protein MSDHELDYELEMDDIDDDDDDVMDDAAEFDIPHNAELNDDQVPEIETKVESKKIVGSISNKRAACWKHFYFITPENHPKPRAACKWCRKDYACHSKGLCMSSET; from the exons ATGTCTGACCATGAGCTTGACTATGAGCTTGAG ATGGATgatattgatgatgatgatgatgatgttatGGATGATGCTGCTGAGTTTGATATTCCTCATAATGCTGAATTAAACGATGATCAAGTGCCTGAAATTGAAACTAAGGTTGAGTCGAAAAAGATTGTTGGTAGTATTAGTAATAAGAGGGCTGCTTGTTGGAAACATTTTTACTTTATTACCCCAGAAAATCATCCGAAACCTAGGGCTGCATGCAAATGGTGTCGAAAGGATTATGCATGTCATTCGAAAGGATTATGCATGTCATCCGAAACCTAG
- the LOC131336363 gene encoding GDP-fucose transporter 1-like — translation MASIRLDASKQYYATSSLVVGYALCSSLLAVINKFAITKFNYPGLLTALQYLTSALGVWVLGKLGFLHHDPFVYDTAKKFLPAAVVFYLAIFTNTNLLRHANVDTFIVFRSLTPLLVAIADTAFRKQPCPSKLTFLSLVIILGGAVGYVATDSGFTLTAYSWAFAYLITITSEMVYIKHMVMNLGLNTWGFVFYNNLLSLMMAPLFWIVTGEYADVFAAVGSRSENWFKFDAFSAVSLSCVFGLLISFFGFASRKAISATAFTVTGVVNKFLTVLINVSIWDKHAGPFGLVCLLVTIAGGVLYQQSVTGAASTAPSQRDSAASKLIDSENDDGVEDEEKGSSGKISGV, via the coding sequence ATGGCTTCGATTCGACTTGATGCATCGAAGCAGTATTACGCAACCAGCAGTCTTGTAGTTGGTTATGCTCTCTGTTCTAGCTTGCTTGCCGTGATAAACAAATTCGCCATTACCAAATTCAACTACCCAGGTCTTCTAACTGCATTGCAGTACTTAACATCAGCTCTGGGAGTGTGGGTTCTGGGCAAGTTGGGCTTTCTGCACCATGATCCATTCGTATATGATACCGCAAAGAAGTTCCTGCCCGCGGCAGTAGTGTTCTATCTCGCAATCTTCACCAACACCAATCTTCTTCGCCATGCCAATGTGGATACATTCATAGTTTTCCGATCCTTGACGCCCCTTCTGGTTGCCATTGCCGATACCGCATTTAGAAAGCAGCCGTGCCCTTCAAAGCTTACCTTTCTGTCCTTGGTCATTATCTTGGGCGGTGCTGTTGGGTATGTTGCCACAGATTCTGGTTTTACCCTCACCGCGTATTCGTGGGCATTTGCTTACTTGATCACAATTACGAGTGAGATGGTTTATATCAAACACATGGTTATGAATCTCGGGTTGAACACTTGGGGTTTCGTGTTCTATAACAACTTGTTGTCTTTGATGATGGCTCCATTGTTTTGGATTGTTACGGGAGAATATGCCGATGTTTTCGCTGCTGTGGGATCAAGATCGGAGAACTGGTTTAAGTTTGATGCATTTTCTGCAGTGTCTCTTTCGTGCGTGTTTGGGCTTCTCATCAGTTTCTTTGGATTCGCTTCCAGAAAGGCAATCTCCGCCACGGCTTTTACTGTAACCGGTGTTGTTAATAAGTTTTTGACTGTTCTAATCAACGTGTCGATTTGGGATAAACATGCGGGCccctttggtttggtttgccTCCTCGTCACAATCGCCGGAGGTGTTCTTTATCAGCAGTCAGTAACTGGAGCCGCAAGCACTGCTCCATCACAGCGTGATTCTGCTGCTTCTAAGCTCATTGATAGCGAGAATGATGATGGAGTGGAGGATGAAGAGAAGGGCAGCTCTGGTAAAATTTCCGGTGTATGA
- the LOC131336360 gene encoding uncharacterized protein LOC131336360 isoform X3 produces MANTYLSDHIFRPIPCTSRRLNHTGGISLSPPNNSKAISVTVKTGQKPKWVVRLSLVEQNIQPKKSTTVDVERLVGFLYEDLPHLFDDQGIDRTAYDERVKFRDPITKHDSISGYLFNIALLKKLFRPDFQLHWVKQDFWDSITNNNYFSSEGLMDVIKQLRIYKTPNLDSPKYQIRKRTANYEVRKYSPFVVVETDGDKLSGSSGFNAVTGYIFGKNSTKEKIPMTTPVFTQAVDSEMSKISIQVVLPSEKEMTSLPAPDEEKTKLRKVEGGIAAVSKFSGKPTEDVVREKEKSLRSSLIKDGLRPETGCLLARYNDPGRTKSFMMRNEVLIWLEEFTLE; encoded by the exons ATGGCCAATACCTATCTCTCCGACCACATTTTCCGGCCAATCCCCTGCACTTCCCGGCGACTCAACCACACcggaggaatttctctctctcctcccaacaATTCCAAAGCTATATCCGTAACTGTCAAAACTGGCCAAAAGCCCAAGTGGGTGGTTAGGCTGAGCTTGGTGGAGCAAAATATCCAGCCGAAAAAATCAACAACGGTGGACGTTGAACGGCTGGTGGGGTTCTTGTACGAGGACTTGCCACACCTGTTTGATGATCAGGGGATTGACCGGACGGCTTACGACGAACGGGTTAAGTTCAGAGACCCAATCACCAAGCATGATTCGATTAGTGGGTACCTGTTTAACATTGCCCTGTTAAAGAAGCTCTTCAGGCCTGATTTTCAGTTGCATTGGGTTAAACAG GACTTCTGGGACTCTATAACAAACAACAACTATTTTTCTTCGGAAGGTCTAATGGATGTAATAAAGCAG TTACGGATATACAAGACTCCAAATTTGGACTCGCCAAAATATCAGATACGTAAGAGGACTGCAAACTATGAG GTCCGAAAGTATTCTCCATTCGTCGTTGTGGAAACAGATGGTGACAAGCTTTCTGGGTCATCTGGGTTCAATGCAGTAACTGG GTATATCTTTGGGAAGAATTCAACAAAGGAGAAGATTCCTATGACGACTCCAGTCTTCACTCAGGCAGTCGACAGTGAAATGTCCAAAATTTCCATCCAAGTAGTTCTTCCATCAGAAAAGGAAATGACCAG TTTACCGGCTCCAGATGAAGAAAAAACCAAATTGAGGAAAGTGGAAGGAGGCATTGCTGCAGTATCAAAATTCAGCGGAAAGCCTACGGAGGATGTTGTTCGTGAGAAAGAGAAATCACTACGCTCTAGTCTCATCAAGGACGGTCTTAGACCTGAAACAGGTTGTTTGCTCGCTCGCTACAATGATCCTGGCCGAACAAAGAGCTTTATGATG AGGAATGAGGTGCTCATATGGCTTGAGGAATTTACATTGGAGTAG
- the LOC131336360 gene encoding uncharacterized protein LOC131336360 isoform X2, whose translation MANTYLSDHIFRPIPCTSRRLNHTGGISLSPPNNSKAISVTVKTGQKPKWVVRLSLVEQNIQPKKSTTVDVERLVGFLYEDLPHLFDDQGIDRTAYDERVKFRDPITKHDSISGYLFNIALLKKLFRPDFQLHWVKQTGPFDITTRWTMVMTFALLPWKPELVFTGTSIMGINPETGKFCSHVDFWDSITNNNYFSSEGLMDVIKQLRIYKTPNLDSPKYQIRKRTANYEVRKYSPFVVVETDGDKLSGSSGFNAVTGYIFGKNSTKEKIPMTTPVFTQAVDSEMSKISIQVVLPSEKEMTSLPAPDEEKTKLRKVEGGIAAVSKFSGKPTEDVVREKEKSLRSSLIKDGLRPETGCLLARYNDPGRTKSFMMV comes from the exons ATGGCCAATACCTATCTCTCCGACCACATTTTCCGGCCAATCCCCTGCACTTCCCGGCGACTCAACCACACcggaggaatttctctctctcctcccaacaATTCCAAAGCTATATCCGTAACTGTCAAAACTGGCCAAAAGCCCAAGTGGGTGGTTAGGCTGAGCTTGGTGGAGCAAAATATCCAGCCGAAAAAATCAACAACGGTGGACGTTGAACGGCTGGTGGGGTTCTTGTACGAGGACTTGCCACACCTGTTTGATGATCAGGGGATTGACCGGACGGCTTACGACGAACGGGTTAAGTTCAGAGACCCAATCACCAAGCATGATTCGATTAGTGGGTACCTGTTTAACATTGCCCTGTTAAAGAAGCTCTTCAGGCCTGATTTTCAGTTGCATTGGGTTAAACAG ACAGGACCCTTTGATATAACTACCAGATGGACAATGGTAATGACGTTTGCTCTGCTGCCGTGGAAACCAGAATTGGTTTTCACGGGGACTTCGATTATGGGCATCAATCCTGAGACCGGGAAGTTTTGCAGCCATGTG GACTTCTGGGACTCTATAACAAACAACAACTATTTTTCTTCGGAAGGTCTAATGGATGTAATAAAGCAG TTACGGATATACAAGACTCCAAATTTGGACTCGCCAAAATATCAGATACGTAAGAGGACTGCAAACTATGAG GTCCGAAAGTATTCTCCATTCGTCGTTGTGGAAACAGATGGTGACAAGCTTTCTGGGTCATCTGGGTTCAATGCAGTAACTGG GTATATCTTTGGGAAGAATTCAACAAAGGAGAAGATTCCTATGACGACTCCAGTCTTCACTCAGGCAGTCGACAGTGAAATGTCCAAAATTTCCATCCAAGTAGTTCTTCCATCAGAAAAGGAAATGACCAG TTTACCGGCTCCAGATGAAGAAAAAACCAAATTGAGGAAAGTGGAAGGAGGCATTGCTGCAGTATCAAAATTCAGCGGAAAGCCTACGGAGGATGTTGTTCGTGAGAAAGAGAAATCACTACGCTCTAGTCTCATCAAGGACGGTCTTAGACCTGAAACAGGTTGTTTGCTCGCTCGCTACAATGATCCTGGCCGAACAAAGAGCTTTATGATGGTATGA
- the LOC131336360 gene encoding uncharacterized protein LOC131336360 isoform X1 yields MANTYLSDHIFRPIPCTSRRLNHTGGISLSPPNNSKAISVTVKTGQKPKWVVRLSLVEQNIQPKKSTTVDVERLVGFLYEDLPHLFDDQGIDRTAYDERVKFRDPITKHDSISGYLFNIALLKKLFRPDFQLHWVKQTGPFDITTRWTMVMTFALLPWKPELVFTGTSIMGINPETGKFCSHVDFWDSITNNNYFSSEGLMDVIKQLRIYKTPNLDSPKYQIRKRTANYEVRKYSPFVVVETDGDKLSGSSGFNAVTGYIFGKNSTKEKIPMTTPVFTQAVDSEMSKISIQVVLPSEKEMTSLPAPDEEKTKLRKVEGGIAAVSKFSGKPTEDVVREKEKSLRSSLIKDGLRPETGCLLARYNDPGRTKSFMMRNEVLIWLEEFTLE; encoded by the exons ATGGCCAATACCTATCTCTCCGACCACATTTTCCGGCCAATCCCCTGCACTTCCCGGCGACTCAACCACACcggaggaatttctctctctcctcccaacaATTCCAAAGCTATATCCGTAACTGTCAAAACTGGCCAAAAGCCCAAGTGGGTGGTTAGGCTGAGCTTGGTGGAGCAAAATATCCAGCCGAAAAAATCAACAACGGTGGACGTTGAACGGCTGGTGGGGTTCTTGTACGAGGACTTGCCACACCTGTTTGATGATCAGGGGATTGACCGGACGGCTTACGACGAACGGGTTAAGTTCAGAGACCCAATCACCAAGCATGATTCGATTAGTGGGTACCTGTTTAACATTGCCCTGTTAAAGAAGCTCTTCAGGCCTGATTTTCAGTTGCATTGGGTTAAACAG ACAGGACCCTTTGATATAACTACCAGATGGACAATGGTAATGACGTTTGCTCTGCTGCCGTGGAAACCAGAATTGGTTTTCACGGGGACTTCGATTATGGGCATCAATCCTGAGACCGGGAAGTTTTGCAGCCATGTG GACTTCTGGGACTCTATAACAAACAACAACTATTTTTCTTCGGAAGGTCTAATGGATGTAATAAAGCAG TTACGGATATACAAGACTCCAAATTTGGACTCGCCAAAATATCAGATACGTAAGAGGACTGCAAACTATGAG GTCCGAAAGTATTCTCCATTCGTCGTTGTGGAAACAGATGGTGACAAGCTTTCTGGGTCATCTGGGTTCAATGCAGTAACTGG GTATATCTTTGGGAAGAATTCAACAAAGGAGAAGATTCCTATGACGACTCCAGTCTTCACTCAGGCAGTCGACAGTGAAATGTCCAAAATTTCCATCCAAGTAGTTCTTCCATCAGAAAAGGAAATGACCAG TTTACCGGCTCCAGATGAAGAAAAAACCAAATTGAGGAAAGTGGAAGGAGGCATTGCTGCAGTATCAAAATTCAGCGGAAAGCCTACGGAGGATGTTGTTCGTGAGAAAGAGAAATCACTACGCTCTAGTCTCATCAAGGACGGTCTTAGACCTGAAACAGGTTGTTTGCTCGCTCGCTACAATGATCCTGGCCGAACAAAGAGCTTTATGATG AGGAATGAGGTGCTCATATGGCTTGAGGAATTTACATTGGAGTAG